A window from Solanum stenotomum isolate F172 chromosome 5, ASM1918654v1, whole genome shotgun sequence encodes these proteins:
- the LOC125865674 gene encoding fructose-bisphosphate aldolase 6, cytosolic — protein MSCYQGKYADELIKNAAYIATPGKGILAADESTGTIGKRLSSINVENVESNRRALRELLFCAPGALQYLSGIILFEETLYQKTAAGKPFVDVMKEGGVLPGIKVDKGTVELPGTNGETTTQGLDGLAERCQKYYEAGARFAKWRAVLKIGANEPSQLAINDNANGLARYAIICQQNGLVPIVEPEILVDGSHDIKKCADVTERVLAACYKALNDHHVLLEGTLLKPNMVTPGSDAPKVAPEVIAEYTVRALQRTMPAAVPAVVFLSGGQSEEEATRNLNAMNKLQTKKPWTLSFSFGRALQQSTLKAWSGKEENIGKAQAALLTRCKANSEATLGKYAGSSNLGDGASESLHVKDYKY, from the exons ATGTCGTGCTACCAGGGAAAATACGCCG ATGAACTGATCAAGAATGCTGCATATATAGCTACCCCTGGTAAGGGTATCCTTGCTGCTGACGAATCTACTGGCACAATTGGCAAGCGTCTATCTAGCATTAATGTTGAGAATGTCGAGTCAAACAGGAGGGCTCTCCGAGAGCTGCTCTTCTGCGCACCTGGTGCTCTTCAGTACCTTAGTGGAATTATCTTGTTTGAGGAAACCCTTTATCAGAAGACTGCAGCTG GCAAGCCTTTTGTTGATGTTATGAAGGAGGGTGGAGTCCTCCCTGGAATTAAAGTCGACAAGGGTACCGTAGAGCTTCCCGGAACCAATGGTGAGACAACTACCCAGGGTCTTGATGGCCTTGCGGAGCGCTGTCAAAAGTACTATGAAGCTGGTGCTAGGTTTGCCAAATGGCGTGCAGTGCTCAAGATTGGTGCCAACGAGCCATCTCAGCTCGCTATCAATGACAATGCCAATGGCCTTGCCAGATATGCCATCATCTGCCAGCAGAACGGTCTTGTCCCCATTGTTGAGCCTGAGATCCTTGTTGATGGATCCCATGACATTAAAAAATGTGCTGATGTCACAGAGCGTGTTCTTGCTGCTTGCTACAAGGCTCTCAATGACCACCATGTCCTCCTAGAAGGTACATTGTTGAAGCCCAACATGGTCACTCCCGGATCTGATGCCCCTAAAGTTGCACCAGAGGTGATTGCAGAGTACACTGTACGTGCCTTGCAGCGAACAATGCCAGCTGCTGTTCCTGCTGTGGTTTTCTTGTCTGGTGGTCAGAGTGAGGAAGAGGCCACCCGCAACCTCAACGCCATGAACAAACTTCAAACCAAGAAGCCCTGGACCCTCTCCTTCTCCTTCGGACGTGCTCTCCAGCAGAGCACCCTCAAGGCCTGGTCAGGAAAGGAGGAGAATATTGGGAAGGCCCAAGCTGCACTCCTCACAAGGTGCAAGGCCAACTCTGAAGCTACCCTCGGAAAGTATGCCGGTAGTTCCAACTTGGGCGACGGTGCTTCCGAGAGCCTTCACGTCAAGGACTACAAGTATTAG